In Cytobacillus sp. IB215665, one genomic interval encodes:
- a CDS encoding ABC transporter permease, with protein MNTDPMIQDKRFQPLDKSIYKADQDKQYKSMSFSQDVWRRLKKHKPAMISLFFLVVITFMAFAGPYMNEHEADYQNYDSIKMEPTMENDYWFGTDTLGRDMWTRTWEGAKISLLIGVVAATLDVIFGVVYGAISGYFGGRIDFIMMRFIEIIVSIPNIIFTILLLMVIERGILAIIIAIALTGWVGMARLIRGQVMSLKSREYVLAARSLGSKPMKLIRVHLIPNMVGPMMVNMSFTIPAAIFAEAVLSFIGLGVPLPDASLGSLVNDGRKLLLLEPHLLFFPATIITLIILSFSIFGDGLRDAVDPRLRK; from the coding sequence ATGAACACAGATCCTATGATCCAAGATAAGAGATTCCAGCCTTTAGACAAGAGTATCTATAAAGCTGACCAAGATAAACAGTATAAAAGTATGTCTTTTTCTCAAGATGTTTGGCGTCGTTTAAAAAAACATAAACCAGCCATGATTTCGTTGTTTTTCCTAGTAGTCATTACTTTTATGGCGTTTGCTGGTCCATATATGAATGAACATGAGGCAGACTACCAAAATTATGACAGCATTAAAATGGAACCAACGATGGAAAATGATTATTGGTTTGGCACAGACACATTAGGTCGGGATATGTGGACCAGGACGTGGGAAGGTGCGAAAATATCTCTACTCATTGGTGTTGTCGCAGCAACATTAGATGTTATTTTTGGCGTTGTCTATGGAGCTATTTCTGGCTACTTTGGAGGAAGAATTGATTTTATCATGATGCGTTTTATAGAAATAATCGTAAGTATACCTAACATCATATTTACTATTTTACTTTTGATGGTCATTGAACGAGGAATATTAGCAATTATTATCGCAATTGCTCTTACAGGTTGGGTGGGGATGGCCCGTCTCATCCGTGGCCAAGTAATGAGCTTAAAAAGTAGAGAATACGTATTAGCAGCGCGTTCTTTAGGATCAAAACCTATGAAACTAATACGTGTACATCTTATTCCTAATATGGTGGGCCCAATGATGGTTAACATGTCTTTTACGATACCAGCAGCTATTTTTGCTGAAGCTGTACTGAGTTTTATTGGCTTAGGTGTACCACTGCCAGATGCGTCTTTAGGTTCCTTAGTTAATGATGGAAGAAAATTACTTCTATTAGAACCTCACTTGTTATTTTTTCCAGCAACGATTATTACTTTGATCATTCTATCGTTTAGTATTTTTGGAGACGGTTTGCGTGATGCAGTAGATCCAAGACTTCGAAAATAA
- a CDS encoding oligopeptide/dipeptide ABC transporter ATP-binding protein encodes MGNVKPLLKVKNLHKEFKVGGGQKLKAVNDVSFTVNEGETFGLVGESGCGKSTTGRTILQLYEATSGEIIFDGEDILKMDKKRKRALHSDIQMIFQDPYASLNPRLTVTEIIAEGMDAQKMYKKNKKAKLARVYELLELVGLNKNHANRYPHEFSGGQRQRIGIARALAVQPRFIIADEPISALDVSIQAQVVNLFQELQEKHKLTYLFIAHDLAMVKHISDRIGVMYLGKLVEVAESVELYEDPLHPYTQALLSAIPIPDPDIEQSRERIVLKGDVPSPMNPPSGCHFRTRCPYVKKECEEKKPELVEVKKGHFVACHLYE; translated from the coding sequence ATGGGAAACGTTAAACCGTTACTAAAAGTGAAGAATTTACACAAAGAGTTTAAAGTCGGGGGAGGCCAGAAACTTAAAGCAGTAAATGACGTATCTTTTACAGTAAATGAAGGTGAAACTTTTGGTTTAGTAGGAGAGTCAGGTTGTGGAAAATCAACAACAGGAAGAACAATATTGCAGTTATATGAAGCTACAAGCGGTGAAATTATTTTTGATGGTGAAGACATCTTAAAAATGGACAAAAAAAGAAAAAGGGCCTTACACAGTGATATTCAAATGATCTTTCAGGATCCATATGCATCTTTAAATCCAAGGTTAACAGTCACTGAGATCATTGCTGAAGGAATGGATGCACAAAAGATGTACAAAAAGAACAAAAAGGCTAAGCTTGCACGAGTATATGAGTTGTTAGAACTGGTTGGCTTAAATAAAAATCATGCAAACAGGTATCCACACGAATTTTCTGGTGGACAGCGCCAGCGTATAGGTATTGCTAGAGCACTAGCAGTACAGCCGAGATTTATTATAGCAGATGAACCAATATCAGCGTTAGATGTATCCATCCAGGCACAGGTTGTTAATTTATTTCAAGAATTACAGGAAAAGCACAAGCTAACTTACTTATTCATTGCTCATGATTTAGCGATGGTCAAACATATATCAGATCGCATTGGTGTCATGTACCTCGGTAAGCTAGTTGAAGTAGCAGAAAGTGTAGAATTGTATGAGGATCCACTTCATCCGTACACACAGGCTCTACTTTCAGCTATACCTATCCCAGATCCAGATATTGAACAAAGTAGGGAACGAATCGTCCTGAAGGGAGACGTGCCAAGTCCTATGAATCCTCCTAGTGGTTGTCATTTTCGCACAAGATGTCCTTATGTCAAAAAAGAATGCGAAGAAAAAAAACCTGAGCTTGTTGAGGTCAAGAAAGGTCATTTTGTTGCTTGTCATTTATATGAATAG
- a CDS encoding ABC transporter ATP-binding protein — protein MKKLLEVKDLYFSFDTFEGEVEAIRGVSFEVKKGEVIALVGESGSGKSVTSQTIVGLNPMPPGRYKSGEILFEGRDISKLNDKELQKVRGAEISMIFQDPMTSLNPTMKIGKQISEGLIKHQGLSKEAAKQKAVQMLSLVGIPNPDKLLNNYAHQFSGGMRQRVMIAIALACNPKLLIADEPTTALDVTIQAQIIDLMKDLQKKIDTSIILITHDLGVVANIAQRVMIMYAGKIVEQGFLEEIFYNPRHPYTWGLLKSVPRLDSREHGRLVSIPGTPPPLNNPPNGCPFAERCDYAMNICAEEYPYETTKSATHKVACWLEDPAVPPIHQPMQLGGQV, from the coding sequence ATGAAAAAGCTATTAGAAGTAAAAGACTTATACTTTTCTTTTGATACATTTGAAGGTGAAGTTGAGGCAATACGAGGAGTAAGCTTTGAAGTGAAGAAGGGAGAAGTAATCGCCTTAGTAGGTGAATCAGGTTCTGGAAAAAGCGTTACGTCTCAAACAATTGTCGGGTTAAATCCAATGCCTCCAGGGCGCTATAAATCAGGTGAAATACTATTTGAAGGCAGGGATATATCCAAACTAAACGACAAGGAATTGCAAAAAGTACGTGGCGCTGAAATATCAATGATTTTCCAAGACCCTATGACTTCGTTAAACCCAACAATGAAGATTGGGAAACAAATTAGCGAGGGCCTAATAAAGCATCAAGGGTTATCAAAGGAAGCTGCTAAACAGAAAGCTGTTCAAATGCTTAGTTTAGTAGGTATTCCTAATCCTGATAAACTATTAAATAATTACGCACATCAATTTAGTGGCGGTATGAGACAACGTGTCATGATTGCCATTGCATTAGCTTGTAACCCGAAGCTGTTAATTGCAGATGAACCTACAACTGCACTTGATGTAACGATACAAGCTCAAATTATAGATTTAATGAAAGATTTACAAAAAAAGATCGATACATCCATTATTTTAATTACACATGATCTAGGAGTTGTAGCTAATATTGCTCAGAGAGTCATGATTATGTACGCAGGGAAGATTGTTGAACAAGGCTTTTTAGAAGAAATATTTTATAACCCTAGGCACCCTTATACATGGGGATTGTTAAAGTCCGTCCCCCGTTTAGATTCGAGGGAACACGGAAGGTTAGTATCAATTCCTGGTACACCACCACCATTGAATAACCCACCTAACGGCTGTCCATTTGCAGAGCGCTGTGATTACGCCATGAATATTTGTGCTGAAGAATATCCTTATGAAACTACAAAATCAGCAACTCATAAAGTAGCTTGCTGGCTTGAGGATCCAGCGGTTCCTCCGATACATCAACCTATGCAGCTAGGAGGACAAGTATAA